Proteins found in one Thalassomonas actiniarum genomic segment:
- a CDS encoding acylphosphatase: MKVCFSVTVSGLVQGVYFRASSQQVAIDYGLSGYARNLSDGNVELLICGEQSNVEKMLHWLKQGPPEAEVEDLRHEQVQWQEHNFFAIE; the protein is encoded by the coding sequence ATGAAAGTATGCTTTTCAGTGACTGTCAGTGGTCTTGTACAAGGCGTGTATTTTCGGGCTTCCAGTCAGCAGGTTGCTATAGACTACGGTCTTAGCGGCTATGCGCGTAATCTCTCCGATGGCAATGTCGAACTGTTGATCTGTGGCGAACAGAGTAATGTCGAAAAAATGCTCCATTGGCTGAAACAGGGGCCGCCTGAAGCCGAAGTGGAAGATTTGCGTCATGAACAAGTGCAATGGCAAGAGCATAATTTTTTTGCCATTGAATAA
- a CDS encoding NAD(P)H-quinone oxidoreductase: protein MKFIDVDKDNQLVFATANQPEIVEDECLIKVKAIGVNRADLLQRAGQYPPPAGESEILGLEVCGDIALCGPAVNNRQVGDKVFGLVPGGGYGEYAKVKAGQLFQLPQDFSYAQGAATAEVFLTAFQSLFSLACLQKSETVLIHAGASGVGTAAIILAKLFGCEVTVTAGTEEKLAACQALGADHLINYRAQDFVQWKKAHQPAGYDVILDVVGGSYLNKNISAAALDGRIIMLAMLGGRYSESLDIAKLLLKRLTLKASTLRNRSDEYKAQLVRDFNRYFGEALQQGKIKPVIDQVYPWQDADHAHSRMANCENIGKLVLSLE, encoded by the coding sequence ATGAAATTTATTGATGTCGATAAAGACAATCAGCTGGTTTTTGCCACCGCCAATCAGCCCGAGATTGTTGAAGATGAATGCCTGATTAAAGTGAAAGCAATAGGGGTTAACCGTGCGGACTTGCTGCAAAGGGCGGGACAATATCCCCCCCCGGCGGGGGAGTCGGAAATTCTAGGCCTGGAAGTGTGCGGCGATATCGCCTTATGCGGCCCGGCGGTGAACAACCGGCAAGTCGGCGATAAGGTGTTCGGCCTGGTGCCCGGCGGAGGTTATGGCGAATATGCCAAGGTAAAAGCCGGGCAATTATTTCAGCTGCCGCAGGATTTTAGTTACGCCCAGGGGGCAGCGACAGCCGAGGTGTTTCTTACCGCTTTTCAAAGTTTATTTTCCCTGGCGTGCCTGCAAAAAAGTGAAACTGTGCTGATCCATGCCGGTGCCAGTGGCGTCGGCACGGCAGCGATCATCCTGGCCAAACTTTTTGGTTGTGAAGTTACAGTAACCGCCGGTACGGAAGAAAAGCTCGCCGCCTGCCAGGCCCTGGGGGCCGATCACCTGATCAATTACCGCGCTCAAGACTTTGTGCAATGGAAAAAAGCGCATCAACCCGCCGGGTACGATGTTATTCTCGATGTCGTCGGAGGAAGTTACTTAAATAAAAATATCTCGGCGGCAGCCCTTGATGGCCGTATTATCATGCTTGCTATGTTGGGAGGCAGGTACAGCGAATCTCTGGATATTGCTAAACTCTTGTTGAAACGTTTGACCCTGAAGGCATCGACGCTGAGAAACCGCAGTGATGAATACAAGGCTCAGCTGGTAAGGGATTTTAATCGTTATTTCGGTGAGGCCTTGCAGCAAGGGAAAATAAAACCTGTGATCGACCAGGTTTATCCCTGGCAGGATGCTGATCATGCCCATAGCCGAATGGCCAATTGTGAAAACATTGGTAAACTCGTGCTTTCGTTAGAGTAG
- the rlmKL gene encoding bifunctional 23S rRNA (guanine(2069)-N(7))-methyltransferase RlmK/23S rRNA (guanine(2445)-N(2))-methyltransferase RlmL codes for MYHFLALTSVGIEVLLAEEIKSLGGEQVVQKPEGVYFSAPLALGYHICLWTRFATRVLLQLGQGDAQNKDQLFAAASEVNWSEVFSSHHTFAVDFVGKSEEIRNSQFGGLTVKDAIVDHFRAINDERPSVDKSYPDIRIQARLLKQKVAFYLDFSGRGLFQRGYRRDSGAAPLKENLAAAIIQRSGWLADTSKPLVDPMCGSGTILIEAVSMAAGEAPGIDRESWGFELWLDHDAELWQEQLSRAIEVSNEGIGKLDIKVYGYDLDSRVLKTAEQNVRNAGLQRFINFTCRDANKLLNSFEQPGTILFNPPYGERIGELPELVETFVTLGQKFKAQFMHWQVAILTANIELLSMLKLASFKRYKLKNGPLDCQLALYKLDQQQTAKDELNPQGDFAREKSDFANRLTKNVKNLKGWVRAEQLECYRLYDADIPEYNVAVDIYGEYLVIHEYAAPASIAPEKAAKRLQEVIYWAPKVLDVTTDKVVLKTRAKQKGSNQYQKIDKSKQAIVVHEYGAKLKVNLWDYLDTGLFLDHRKTRQIVAKKAKNRSLLNLFAYTGSVSLQAALHGAASVTTVDMSNTYLNWAQDNFALNNLSGHKYQFVQADCLQWLKNNEQQFDVVFIDPPTFSNSKRMGESFDVQRDHVALIEDGLKALAPGGELIFTNNKRNFKMNFDAMAALNLKVVAMSDKTRDKDFQRNKHIHNSWLISRQDQD; via the coding sequence ATGTATCATTTTTTAGCCTTAACGTCGGTGGGCATAGAAGTATTATTAGCAGAGGAAATAAAATCCTTAGGTGGTGAGCAGGTTGTGCAAAAACCCGAAGGTGTTTATTTCTCGGCCCCCTTAGCCCTAGGTTATCATATTTGTTTATGGACGCGTTTTGCTACCCGGGTATTGCTGCAACTGGGGCAGGGGGATGCGCAAAACAAAGATCAGCTCTTTGCGGCGGCAAGTGAGGTGAACTGGTCTGAGGTTTTTTCCAGCCATCATACCTTTGCCGTTGACTTTGTCGGGAAGAGTGAAGAAATACGCAACAGCCAGTTTGGCGGTTTAACGGTCAAAGATGCCATTGTTGATCATTTTCGTGCAATCAACGATGAGCGGCCGTCGGTGGATAAGTCCTACCCGGATATCCGCATTCAGGCGCGGCTGTTAAAGCAAAAAGTAGCTTTTTACCTGGATTTCTCCGGACGGGGTTTATTCCAGCGCGGTTACCGGCGGGACAGCGGCGCGGCGCCGTTAAAAGAAAATCTGGCGGCGGCGATTATTCAACGCTCCGGCTGGTTGGCAGATACCAGCAAGCCGCTGGTTGACCCCATGTGCGGTTCGGGCACTATTTTAATCGAAGCGGTTTCTATGGCGGCAGGCGAAGCCCCGGGTATCGATAGGGAGAGCTGGGGGTTTGAGCTGTGGTTAGATCACGATGCCGAGCTTTGGCAGGAGCAGCTCAGCCGGGCGATAGAAGTCTCTAACGAAGGCATCGGTAAGCTTGATATTAAGGTTTATGGTTATGATCTTGACAGCCGGGTATTAAAAACCGCCGAGCAAAACGTCAGAAATGCCGGGTTGCAGCGTTTTATCAACTTTACCTGCCGCGATGCCAATAAACTGCTCAACAGTTTTGAGCAGCCGGGCACTATCTTGTTTAACCCCCCTTACGGGGAACGTATCGGTGAATTACCCGAGCTGGTGGAAACCTTTGTTACCTTAGGACAAAAATTCAAGGCCCAGTTCATGCACTGGCAAGTGGCGATATTAACCGCCAACATTGAACTCTTGTCTATGCTCAAGCTTGCCAGCTTTAAGCGTTATAAACTGAAAAATGGTCCCCTTGATTGCCAGTTGGCCCTGTATAAGCTTGATCAGCAGCAAACGGCGAAAGACGAGCTCAATCCCCAGGGAGATTTTGCCCGGGAAAAGTCCGACTTTGCCAATCGTTTGACCAAAAATGTCAAAAACCTGAAAGGCTGGGTCAGGGCAGAGCAACTGGAGTGTTACCGCCTCTATGATGCCGATATCCCGGAATATAATGTTGCCGTCGATATTTATGGCGAATATCTGGTGATCCATGAATATGCAGCGCCGGCAAGCATTGCTCCTGAAAAAGCGGCCAAGCGGCTGCAGGAAGTGATTTACTGGGCCCCTAAGGTGCTTGATGTCACCACAGATAAGGTGGTCTTAAAAACCCGCGCCAAGCAAAAAGGCAGCAATCAGTATCAAAAGATCGATAAAAGCAAACAGGCGATTGTTGTGCATGAATACGGGGCCAAACTCAAGGTTAACCTCTGGGATTATCTGGATACCGGCTTATTCCTGGATCACCGTAAAACCCGGCAAATCGTGGCGAAAAAGGCAAAAAATAGGTCTTTGCTTAACTTATTTGCCTATACCGGTTCGGTATCCTTACAGGCAGCCCTGCACGGCGCCGCGTCTGTGACCACAGTGGATATGTCCAATACCTATCTCAACTGGGCCCAGGATAATTTTGCCCTGAATAACCTTTCCGGCCATAAATACCAGTTTGTGCAGGCAGACTGTTTGCAGTGGCTGAAAAACAACGAGCAGCAATTTGATGTTGTGTTTATTGACCCGCCGACCTTTTCCAATTCTAAACGCATGGGGGAGAGCTTTGATGTGCAAAGGGATCACGTTGCGTTAATTGAAGATGGTCTGAAGGCGCTGGCACCGGGGGGAGAATTAATTTTCACCAACAATAAGCGTAATTTTAAAATGAATTTTGACGCTATGGCGGCATTAAACCTTAAAGTGGTCGCCATGAGCGATAAAACCCGGGATAAAGATTTCCAGCGCAACAAGCATATTCACAACAGCTGGCTGATCAGCCGCCAGGACCAGGATTAA
- a CDS encoding glutaredoxin family protein: MSQVFILYSSEGCHLCEQALELCYGQLDPGKIKVVDIVDDDDLVALYGVHIPVLERLTDGQKLFWPFTAQQIGELI; this comes from the coding sequence ATGAGCCAGGTTTTTATTTTATACAGCAGCGAAGGTTGCCACTTATGCGAGCAGGCACTGGAGCTGTGTTATGGGCAGCTGGACCCGGGTAAGATTAAAGTTGTGGATATCGTCGATGATGATGACTTAGTGGCATTATATGGCGTACATATCCCGGTATTAGAACGGTTAACAGACGGCCAGAAGCTTTTCTGGCCTTTTACTGCCCAGCAGATAGGCGAGTTAATATAA
- a CDS encoding ABC transporter ATP-binding protein yields the protein MELLRISGAELAFGEDKILDKAELSVQTGERICLVGRNGAGKSSFLKVLMGRQNLDDGKMLTSSTMRLAMLEQDPPESCDLSVFDYVAQGVEKNADLIKRYHALIHDVAENPSQENLDKLSKVQEQLELADAWKDEQRIEQVMSTLALNSEARVSDLSGGWLRKLALAKALVTDPDILLLDEPTNHLDIESVLWLEKFLKDFGGTIIFISHDRAFIRGLSTRILDLDRGKLTSYPGDYDVYIEQKQHDLQVEAQQNALFDKRLAEEEAWIRQGIKARRTRNEGRVRALEKLRVERQSRREVKNQGDMNISVGDRSGKLVFECENLSMSFDDKTIIRNLDLLISRGDRLALIGANGTGKSTLIKLIMEQLSPSSGKMRSGVNLEIAYFDQHRDQLDVNKTVQDSVADGKQEVTVNGRTRHVLGYLQDFLFSPKRARTPVRALSGGEKNRLLLARLFLRPSNLLILDEPTNDLDIETLELLEEVVANYAGTVLLVSHDRDFVNNCINTCLYFDGSGQIKQIVGGYDDVDSYLALKAQQQKALAEQYGAGDKSKKNEQKSQKDAGKGTDSKAKPAAKKKLSYKESRELEALPDEIDNLEQLIDSLQAQINSSDFFSQDPEQTNKILNQLAESESKLEAAFARWQELDEL from the coding sequence ATGGAATTATTGAGGATCTCGGGCGCAGAGCTTGCGTTTGGAGAAGATAAAATATTAGATAAGGCAGAGCTGAGCGTACAAACGGGCGAACGTATCTGTCTGGTGGGCCGCAACGGCGCCGGGAAATCGTCTTTTTTAAAAGTCCTGATGGGGCGGCAAAATCTCGATGATGGCAAAATGCTGACATCCTCGACCATGCGCCTGGCGATGTTGGAGCAAGATCCGCCGGAATCCTGTGATTTAAGTGTTTTTGACTATGTCGCCCAGGGGGTGGAGAAAAATGCCGACTTAATCAAACGCTACCATGCGCTCATTCATGATGTGGCGGAAAACCCGTCACAAGAAAATCTGGATAAACTCTCGAAAGTGCAGGAGCAGCTTGAGCTGGCGGATGCCTGGAAAGATGAGCAGCGCATCGAACAGGTTATGAGTACGCTGGCATTAAACAGCGAAGCCCGGGTGAGCGATCTCTCCGGTGGCTGGTTGCGTAAACTGGCGCTGGCCAAAGCCCTGGTGACCGATCCGGATATCTTATTGCTCGACGAGCCCACCAACCACCTGGATATTGAAAGTGTGCTATGGCTGGAAAAATTCTTAAAAGATTTTGGCGGCACCATTATCTTTATCAGTCACGACCGGGCTTTTATTCGCGGTTTATCGACCCGTATTCTGGATCTTGACCGGGGTAAGCTCACCAGTTATCCGGGAGATTATGATGTTTATATCGAACAAAAACAGCATGATTTGCAGGTAGAAGCCCAGCAAAATGCCCTGTTCGACAAGCGCCTTGCCGAAGAAGAAGCCTGGATACGCCAGGGCATCAAAGCCCGTCGTACCCGTAACGAAGGCCGGGTGCGGGCCCTGGAAAAATTGCGTGTTGAGCGCCAGAGCCGGCGCGAGGTGAAGAACCAGGGAGATATGAATATTTCCGTGGGAGACAGATCCGGCAAACTGGTGTTTGAATGTGAAAACCTGTCGATGTCCTTTGACGATAAAACCATTATCCGCAACCTGGATTTGCTGATCAGCCGCGGTGATCGCCTGGCGTTGATCGGTGCTAACGGTACCGGCAAGTCAACCTTGATTAAGCTGATTATGGAGCAGTTAAGCCCAAGCAGCGGCAAAATGCGCTCTGGGGTGAATTTAGAAATTGCCTATTTTGATCAGCACAGGGATCAGCTCGATGTTAATAAAACCGTGCAGGACAGTGTCGCCGACGGCAAGCAGGAAGTCACGGTCAACGGCCGTACCCGCCATGTATTAGGTTATTTGCAGGATTTCCTCTTTAGTCCCAAACGTGCCCGTACCCCGGTAAGGGCACTGTCCGGCGGTGAGAAAAACCGTTTATTGCTGGCGCGTTTGTTTTTACGCCCAAGTAATTTGCTGATCCTCGATGAACCTACCAATGATCTCGATATCGAAACCCTGGAGCTGCTTGAAGAAGTGGTTGCCAATTATGCCGGTACCGTGTTGTTGGTGAGCCATGACCGGGATTTTGTAAATAATTGCATTAATACTTGCCTTTACTTTGACGGAAGTGGTCAAATAAAGCAGATTGTCGGCGGTTATGATGATGTTGACAGCTACCTGGCGCTAAAAGCACAACAGCAAAAGGCTTTGGCAGAGCAATACGGCGCCGGTGACAAGAGCAAGAAAAACGAGCAAAAATCACAAAAGGATGCGGGCAAGGGCACTGATAGCAAGGCAAAGCCGGCGGCCAAGAAAAAGTTATCTTATAAAGAAAGCCGCGAGCTCGAAGCCTTACCGGATGAGATTGACAACCTGGAGCAGTTGATCGATTCACTGCAGGCGCAGATCAACAGCAGCGATTTTTTCAGCCAGGATCCCGAGCAAACCAATAAAATATTGAACCAGCTGGCCGAGAGCGAGTCCAAGCTCGAAGCCGCCTTTGCCAGATGGCAAGAGTTAGATGAATTATAA
- a CDS encoding DUF3466 family protein — protein sequence MKKFVKSILAAGITSALCIANANAATYQVIDTGEVSGLEYTFAQKENVQGAKSLAGSNIYNFPVQYQYLDDDDFDNIDDYAESRHESVIDLKDLEDLTALKAGTPTGNDLAWARIWLSAVSDTKYQKVGDSAVLLNVNGETEEITIFDTTFDDGQLTRSTTNTVYGITNEGWVFGTASAPYLPLDFTESDGDEVTHWVRDFTTRAFLTTDNGNTIKSILPEEASYGGESGILDINDNRVAVGFASTKLYINTVEDFIEDECADPDYIDDIPVEVCLQSARNGLYHLSAYKWTLDESGDVISSEDLGMLVTPHEDDERVYTATAQAINNHGVAVGFADGWVDENETSPSEGETRSTYAVVFKDGEVTDFTEDHGEYYASRANDINDEGIAVGYVTTIISGEIKTKFYYVDTNAENMQMVFPDDYFTGSASIAEAINENGMIVGTGEVETHNTSSTNPRRRHAFLYNMNDDSFVNLNDLLPCDSAYTIVEATDINEDNEIFATAVVKNERRDAKGELMRDANGEIDVEDVVRAVKLVPIDGDIEGCNSVVEKVERSGAGFGLLSLFAMLTFGLRRKLKLTA from the coding sequence ATGAAAAAATTTGTAAAGTCGATTTTAGCAGCAGGGATCACCAGTGCATTGTGTATCGCAAACGCCAATGCTGCCACTTACCAGGTGATAGACACCGGCGAGGTATCAGGTCTTGAATATACTTTTGCCCAAAAGGAAAATGTCCAGGGAGCAAAGTCGCTGGCAGGCAGCAACATTTACAACTTTCCGGTGCAATACCAATACCTTGATGATGATGACTTTGATAATATTGACGATTATGCCGAAAGTCGTCACGAAAGTGTGATTGACTTAAAAGATCTGGAAGATTTAACGGCGTTAAAAGCGGGTACGCCTACGGGGAATGATCTTGCCTGGGCTAGAATTTGGCTCAGTGCCGTTTCCGATACCAAATACCAGAAAGTGGGCGATAGCGCCGTTTTACTCAATGTAAACGGTGAAACCGAGGAAATCACGATATTTGATACCACTTTTGACGATGGTCAACTGACTCGTTCGACCACGAATACGGTTTATGGTATCACCAATGAAGGTTGGGTTTTCGGTACCGCTTCTGCTCCTTATCTGCCGCTGGATTTTACCGAAAGCGATGGTGATGAAGTGACCCATTGGGTCAGGGACTTCACCACCCGGGCCTTTTTGACCACGGATAACGGTAATACCATTAAAAGCATTCTTCCTGAAGAAGCCAGCTATGGTGGTGAGTCAGGTATACTGGATATTAACGATAACCGAGTTGCCGTGGGGTTTGCCAGTACCAAGCTTTACATTAATACCGTTGAAGACTTCATTGAAGATGAGTGTGCCGATCCTGATTACATCGATGATATTCCTGTAGAAGTTTGTTTGCAAAGTGCCCGAAACGGCTTATATCACTTAAGTGCCTATAAATGGACCCTGGATGAGAGCGGTGATGTCATCTCCTCCGAAGATTTGGGCATGTTAGTTACCCCGCATGAAGATGATGAGCGGGTTTATACCGCTACGGCACAGGCCATTAATAATCACGGTGTTGCGGTAGGTTTTGCCGATGGCTGGGTGGATGAAAATGAAACTAGCCCCAGTGAGGGCGAAACCCGCAGTACCTATGCCGTGGTTTTTAAAGACGGCGAAGTTACCGATTTTACCGAAGATCATGGTGAGTATTATGCCTCCAGAGCCAATGATATCAATGATGAGGGCATAGCGGTTGGTTATGTGACCACGATCATCAGCGGTGAAATCAAAACAAAATTTTATTATGTAGACACTAATGCCGAAAATATGCAGATGGTTTTCCCGGATGATTATTTTACCGGCTCCGCCAGTATCGCCGAGGCGATCAATGAAAATGGCATGATCGTCGGGACAGGGGAAGTAGAAACGCATAATACCAGCAGCACGAATCCGCGAAGACGTCATGCCTTTTTATATAATATGAATGACGATTCCTTTGTTAACCTTAATGATCTCCTGCCTTGTGATTCTGCCTATACCATTGTCGAAGCCACAGACATCAATGAAGACAATGAAATCTTTGCTACCGCCGTGGTTAAAAATGAGCGCCGCGATGCCAAAGGGGAGCTGATGCGTGATGCCAACGGCGAAATCGATGTCGAAGATGTGGTGCGTGCGGTAAAACTTGTGCCGATTGACGGTGACATTGAAGGTTGTAATTCCGTGGTTGAGAAAGTGGAGCGTAGCGGTGCAGGTTTTGGCCTGTTATCTCTTTTTGCCATGCTTACATTTGGCTTACGCCGAAAGCTTAAGTTAACGGCATAG